The Pelmatolapia mariae isolate MD_Pm_ZW linkage group LG9, Pm_UMD_F_2, whole genome shotgun sequence genome has a segment encoding these proteins:
- the LOC134635065 gene encoding GTPase IMAP family member 8-like, with the protein MSHRKRAITTVNLVLLGMAGTGKSASGNTILGKKSFMSKPSSKPVTTEFQVAETEMNDLHVRVIDSPDIFDDDIEASVTDKHVKQCKQLCGSEPCVYVLVMHVSRFTDGERDIMEKLEKDFGSKVKEKTIILFTRGGDLQQAEITLKDFLHSCQPGLMEIVEKCGNRCVLFENSRSSSQQVEKLIDTVIRLLE; encoded by the coding sequence GAAAGCGTGCTATCACCACAGTGAACCTTGTTCTACTGGGAATGGCTGGAACTGGAAAGAGTGCAAGTGGAAACACCATCCTCGGAAAGAAGAGCTTCATGTCTAAACCCAGTTCAAAGCCGGTCACCACAGAATTCCAGGTGGCAGAAACTGAGATGAATGACTTACATGTACGTGTGATTGATAGCCCAGACATCTTTGATGATGACATTGAAGCATCAGTCACGGACAAACATGTAAAACAGTGTAAACAGCTCTGTGGGTCAGAACCCTGTGTGTATGTACTTGTGATGCATGTGAGCAGATTTACAGATGGTGAGAGAGACATCATGGAAAAGTTAGAAAAAGATTTTGGGAgtaaagttaaagaaaaaacaatcatCCTGTTCACACGAGGAGGTGACCTGCAGCAGGCAGAAATCACCTTGAAGGATTTCCTTCACTCCTGCCAACCTGGTCTGATGGAAATAGTTGAAAAGTGTGGAAACAGGTGTGTTCTCTTTGAAAACAGCAGGTCAAGTTCACAGCAAGTGGAAAAGCTGATTGACACGGTGATCAGGCTGTTAGAATAA